The following are from one region of the Erwinia billingiae Eb661 genome:
- a CDS encoding inositol monophosphatase family protein produces the protein MTELDNGALMERLALAEKAARTGGALALKWFNQRERLVIETKKDLQDVVSIADREVEQHIDDLIRTQFANDGFLGEETGLQTGTSGFTWVVDPIDGTSPFLNGMQNWCVSVAVLYAGEPVIGVIYAPCFDECYIAASGKGATLNGVTLKVDPARTLQNHVVGFGANSYVTPKEVGELLSAVLEAGGNFIRIGSGALMLAWVAAGRVVGYFEPYMHAWDCLAGYCLVKEAGGWYLPFNTEGDRITKGAKVLAVAPGAEEELKRIAGVE, from the coding sequence ATGACTGAGTTAGATAACGGCGCGCTGATGGAGCGTCTGGCGCTGGCCGAAAAAGCCGCCAGAACCGGCGGCGCGCTGGCCCTGAAGTGGTTCAACCAGCGTGAACGTTTAGTGATTGAAACCAAGAAAGATCTGCAGGATGTGGTCTCGATTGCCGATCGCGAAGTCGAACAGCATATCGACGATTTGATCCGTACGCAGTTCGCCAACGACGGTTTCCTGGGTGAAGAAACCGGGTTACAAACCGGCACCTCAGGCTTCACCTGGGTGGTCGATCCGATTGATGGCACCAGCCCGTTTCTTAACGGCATGCAAAACTGGTGCGTCTCCGTCGCCGTGCTGTATGCCGGTGAGCCGGTGATTGGAGTGATTTACGCGCCTTGTTTTGATGAGTGCTACATTGCCGCCAGCGGCAAGGGCGCAACCTTAAACGGCGTCACGTTGAAGGTCGATCCGGCCAGAACCTTGCAGAACCATGTGGTCGGTTTTGGTGCCAACAGCTACGTGACGCCAAAAGAAGTCGGCGAGTTGTTGAGCGCCGTACTGGAAGCGGGCGGTAACTTTATCCGCATCGGATCGGGTGCATTGATGCTGGCGTGGGTCGCTGCCGGTCGCGTGGTCGGATATTTCGAACCCTATATGCATGCCTGGGATTGCCTGGCCGGATACTGCCTGGTGAAAGAAGCGGGCGGCTGGTATTTACCGTTTAACACCGAAGGCGATCGGATAACCAAAGGCGCTAAGGTTCTGGCGGTTGCACCGGGTGCGGAAGAAGAGCTTAAGCGGATCGCCGGCGTTGAGTAG
- a CDS encoding ABC transporter ATP-binding protein — MSALKAGTVVFEHVSKRFAGFTAVPDLSLTVEAGTLVTLLGPSGCGKTTTLRLLAGLEHPTSGTIRISGKDVTNLPANERDVAMVFQSYALFPHMSALDNVMYGLQAGGMNKKEAQDRAREGLKMIGLEHQGNRLPSELSGGQQQRIAVARALVLEPQVLLLDEPLSNLDERLRRRVRTDIRDLQQRLGFTAVYVTHDQEEALAVSDKIIVMQEGNIAQQGAPETLYRSPNSVFIADFMGEANILPCEVETLEGDNALIRLGSQRYRVQGNGAQPGKAQLSVRPQFITVCPSGEGALDGEIIHTTWLGDHIEYEVKTDLGALFIVDTQMEQRLPPNARVKLDFKPQGLALIAP, encoded by the coding sequence ATGAGCGCGTTAAAAGCCGGAACCGTTGTGTTTGAACATGTCTCAAAGCGCTTTGCCGGATTCACCGCCGTTCCCGACCTGTCGCTGACGGTTGAGGCGGGCACGCTGGTGACGCTGCTGGGGCCTTCGGGCTGCGGCAAAACCACCACGCTGCGTTTACTGGCCGGGCTGGAACATCCCACGTCCGGTACCATTCGCATCAGCGGCAAAGATGTGACCAATCTGCCGGCCAATGAGCGCGACGTGGCGATGGTGTTTCAGTCCTACGCGCTGTTCCCGCATATGTCGGCTCTGGACAACGTGATGTACGGATTGCAGGCCGGCGGCATGAACAAGAAGGAGGCGCAGGACCGCGCCAGAGAAGGGCTGAAGATGATCGGTCTGGAGCATCAGGGCAACCGGCTGCCTTCGGAACTCTCCGGCGGACAGCAGCAGCGTATTGCCGTTGCTCGCGCGCTGGTACTGGAACCGCAGGTGCTGCTGCTGGATGAGCCGCTGTCTAACCTCGATGAACGCCTGCGCCGTCGGGTGCGGACGGATATCCGCGATCTGCAACAGCGCCTGGGCTTCACCGCCGTGTATGTCACCCACGATCAGGAAGAGGCGCTGGCCGTTTCCGATAAAATCATCGTGATGCAGGAGGGGAATATTGCCCAGCAGGGTGCGCCGGAAACCCTGTACCGCTCGCCGAACTCGGTGTTTATCGCCGATTTTATGGGTGAAGCGAACATCCTGCCGTGTGAAGTTGAAACATTGGAAGGGGATAATGCCCTGATCCGCCTCGGCAGCCAGCGTTATCGGGTGCAGGGGAACGGCGCGCAACCGGGTAAGGCTCAGCTCTCGGTGCGTCCGCAGTTCATCACCGTCTGCCCGTCTGGCGAAGGCGCGCTCGACGGTGAAATTATACATACCACCTGGCTTGGCGATCATATTGAATATGAAGTGAAAACTGACCTTGGCGCGCTGTTTATCGTTGATACGCAGATGGAACAGCGGCTGCCGCCTAATGCTCGGGTGAAGCTGGATTTTAAACCGCAAGGCCTGGCGCTGATTGCCCCTTAA
- a CDS encoding ABC transporter permease, whose product MNTNNRRLVGALGLGAVALSLLPWYSLEAGFFQFSWLTTLWGDEATAPGLCQMLSHLHPWLMAIVSLFGLAALSGLIKHSGTRSALLLAVSALGIVFMVVEGHAIGYSGWNWLWLENAFGPLAQGQPAFGAGAILMLTTFLLLFSFALAERGVLKGDAFVVASIVMLVALVSTFVLYPVLSLFVASVQDVDGSFKPDGLISNIQDPAIWSLSCLTGGSCGTAWRTLMLALMTATGSTLLGLAFALAVSRTGLPCKKALRMLTILPIITPPFVIGLALILLFGRSGVVTTQLAALFGIEPGRWLYGMTGIWIAQVLSFTPVAFMVLIGVVEGISPSLEEASQTLRGNRWHTFSRVSLPLMAPGLANAFLISFIESMADFGNPMVLGGSHGVLSTEIFFSVVGAQNDPSRAAVLAMILLCFTLCAFIIQRVWLSGKSFATVTGKGDGGRHAQLPKPMRLGVYGLVIPWGLFTLVIYGMIMIGGFVQSWGLNNNLTLEHYIRAFSITLQDGHLLWTGVAWNSFWTTLEIALIAAPLTAIVGLLTAWLIVRQKFAGRQAFEFALMLSFAIPGTVIGVSYVMAYNLPPLEITGTALILIVCFVFRNMPVGVRGGIAAMSQLDQSLDEASLTLGANSFRTLRKVVLPLLKPAISAALVYAFVRAITSISAVIFLVSAQYNMATSYIVGLVENGEYGVAIAYSSVLIVVMLAIIAVFQLLVGERRLGRASKTTQVATIAPSAAALTQENAV is encoded by the coding sequence ATGAATACAAATAACCGGCGGTTAGTCGGCGCGCTGGGTCTGGGCGCGGTCGCATTATCGCTGCTGCCCTGGTACAGCCTGGAAGCGGGGTTCTTCCAGTTCTCCTGGCTCACCACGCTGTGGGGCGATGAGGCGACCGCGCCAGGCCTGTGTCAGATGCTGTCGCATTTGCATCCGTGGTTAATGGCGATCGTCAGTTTGTTTGGGCTGGCGGCACTCAGTGGCTTGATCAAACACAGCGGCACGAGGAGTGCCTTATTGCTGGCGGTCAGCGCGCTGGGCATCGTATTTATGGTGGTTGAAGGGCACGCAATTGGCTACAGCGGCTGGAACTGGCTGTGGCTGGAAAATGCCTTCGGGCCGCTGGCACAGGGCCAACCCGCGTTTGGCGCCGGCGCAATTCTGATGCTTACCACCTTTCTGCTGCTGTTCTCCTTTGCGCTGGCAGAGCGTGGAGTGTTGAAAGGCGATGCCTTTGTGGTCGCGTCGATTGTGATGCTGGTCGCGCTGGTCAGCACCTTTGTGCTGTATCCGGTGCTGAGCCTGTTTGTCGCATCGGTGCAGGATGTCGACGGTAGCTTTAAGCCGGACGGGCTAATCAGCAATATTCAGGATCCGGCCATCTGGAGCCTGTCCTGCCTGACCGGCGGAAGTTGCGGCACCGCCTGGCGCACGCTGATGCTGGCGCTGATGACCGCCACCGGATCAACGTTGCTGGGACTGGCTTTTGCGCTGGCGGTATCGCGTACCGGCTTGCCGTGTAAAAAAGCGCTGCGGATGCTGACCATCCTGCCAATCATCACGCCGCCGTTTGTGATCGGGCTGGCCCTGATCCTGCTGTTTGGCCGTTCGGGTGTGGTCACCACGCAGCTCGCCGCGCTGTTTGGCATTGAACCGGGACGTTGGCTGTATGGCATGACCGGCATCTGGATTGCCCAGGTACTGTCGTTTACGCCGGTGGCCTTTATGGTGTTGATTGGCGTGGTGGAAGGCATCAGCCCGTCACTGGAAGAAGCATCTCAAACGTTGCGCGGCAACCGCTGGCACACCTTTTCGCGGGTTTCGCTGCCGTTAATGGCGCCGGGACTGGCCAACGCCTTCCTGATCAGCTTTATCGAAAGCATGGCGGATTTCGGCAACCCGATGGTGCTGGGCGGCAGTCACGGCGTGCTTTCTACCGAGATTTTCTTCTCGGTGGTCGGTGCGCAGAACGATCCGAGCCGGGCAGCGGTGCTGGCAATGATCCTGCTGTGCTTTACCTTATGCGCCTTTATAATTCAACGCGTGTGGCTCTCCGGTAAAAGCTTCGCCACCGTGACCGGCAAGGGGGATGGCGGCCGCCATGCGCAGTTACCGAAACCGATGCGGCTTGGCGTGTATGGGTTGGTGATCCCGTGGGGACTGTTCACCCTGGTGATCTACGGCATGATTATGATCGGCGGTTTCGTGCAGTCGTGGGGACTGAACAATAACCTGACGCTGGAACATTATATTCGCGCCTTTAGCATCACGCTGCAGGATGGGCATCTGCTGTGGACCGGCGTCGCCTGGAACTCGTTCTGGACCACGCTGGAAATCGCGCTGATCGCCGCACCTCTGACGGCCATCGTCGGCCTGTTAACCGCCTGGCTGATCGTCCGGCAGAAGTTTGCCGGTCGTCAGGCGTTTGAGTTTGCGCTGATGCTGAGTTTTGCCATTCCCGGCACGGTGATCGGCGTCAGCTATGTGATGGCCTACAACCTGCCGCCGCTGGAAATCACCGGCACCGCGTTGATCCTGATCGTCTGCTTTGTCTTCCGCAATATGCCGGTCGGCGTGCGTGGGGGGATCGCGGCGATGAGTCAGCTCGACCAGAGCCTTGATGAAGCCTCCTTGACCCTTGGGGCCAACAGCTTCCGCACGCTGAGAAAAGTGGTGCTGCCGTTGTTGAAACCGGCGATCAGCGCCGCACTTGTGTATGCCTTTGTCCGGGCGATCACCTCAATCAGTGCGGTGATTTTCCTGGTCAGCGCGCAGTACAACATGGCGACTTCGTACATTGTTGGGCTGGTCGAAAACGGCGAGTACGGTGTGGCCATCGCCTATTCTTCGGTGCTGATCGTCGTGATGCTGGCGATCATTGCCGTATTCCAGTTGCTGGTCGGCGAACGTCGCCTGGGCCGGGCAAGTAAAACCACGCAGGTGGCGACGATAGCACCGTCTGCCGCTGCCTTAACCCAGGAGAATGCCGTATGA
- a CDS encoding ABC transporter substrate-binding protein produces MRHTLLITALTLCGSSLPLMASAAGNLNMICSADVVVCEHMTDIFSKSHPDIKVSMVRLSAGEAYARLRSEARNPRTDIWWAGTGDPHMQAASEGLTQVYKSPLLPQQQDWAQKQAEISGYRTVGIYAGALGWGYNTKLLAEKKIKAPACWADLLDPAFKGEIQIANPNSSGTAYNALATLVQIMGEDKAFDYLKKLNDNISQYTKSGSAPVKAAARGETTVGIVFMHDSVAMEVDGFPVKTVAPCEGTGYEIGSMSIVKGARNLASAKVWYDWALSAEAQSHMKEAKSFQLPSNTKAEISEYAPRFENIKLIDYDFKTYGDTAKRKALLGRWDKEIGASAQ; encoded by the coding sequence ATGCGTCACACCTTGTTGATCACTGCCCTGACACTTTGCGGATCCAGCCTGCCGCTGATGGCCAGCGCCGCCGGGAACCTCAATATGATCTGTTCAGCGGATGTGGTGGTCTGCGAACATATGACCGACATCTTCAGCAAATCGCATCCGGACATTAAAGTCAGCATGGTCCGGCTCTCCGCCGGAGAAGCCTATGCCCGTTTACGCAGCGAAGCGCGTAACCCGCGCACCGACATCTGGTGGGCAGGCACCGGCGATCCGCATATGCAGGCCGCATCAGAAGGGCTGACCCAGGTGTACAAATCGCCGCTGTTGCCGCAGCAGCAAGACTGGGCACAGAAGCAGGCCGAGATTTCTGGTTATCGCACCGTCGGCATCTACGCCGGTGCGCTGGGCTGGGGCTATAACACCAAGCTACTCGCCGAGAAGAAGATCAAAGCGCCGGCCTGTTGGGCGGACCTGCTTGACCCGGCCTTCAAGGGCGAAATCCAAATCGCTAACCCGAACTCCTCCGGCACCGCCTATAACGCCTTAGCCACGCTGGTGCAGATCATGGGTGAAGATAAGGCGTTCGATTACCTTAAAAAGCTCAATGACAATATCTCGCAGTACACCAAATCCGGCTCTGCGCCGGTGAAAGCGGCGGCGCGCGGTGAAACCACCGTCGGCATCGTCTTTATGCATGATTCGGTGGCGATGGAAGTCGATGGCTTCCCGGTGAAAACGGTCGCGCCTTGTGAAGGCACCGGCTACGAGATTGGGTCGATGTCGATTGTGAAGGGCGCACGCAACCTGGCCAGTGCCAAGGTCTGGTATGACTGGGCGCTGAGCGCAGAAGCCCAGTCGCATATGAAAGAAGCCAAATCCTTCCAGCTGCCGTCCAATACCAAAGCTGAAATCTCTGAATACGCGCCGCGCTTCGAAAATATCAAACTGATTGATTACGATTTCAAAACCTATGGCGATACCGCGAAGCGCAAAGCGCTGCTGGGCCGTTGGGATAAAGAAATCGGCGCAAGCGCTCAGTAA
- a CDS encoding LacI family DNA-binding transcriptional regulator, producing the protein MSQGKTGINAYDVAQRAGVSRSAVSRTFTPGASVSESTRNRVMKAAEELGYHVNHLARSLVSNRSGIVCLIVSDVATPYRASLVSWLTHFLQEAGKVAMIINTDLSDNSVSAALQQAINFRADASIILSGMPDSGITQLCYQHGQHLILINRDESLPGSLSINLDSRKAADTAISAFVRAGCRHLAFANSLAGTPSLMKRETDFLAAAERAGLTVDVERFGTTSYESGQILAHRLLTRQKRPDAVFCVTDLVACGFMDEARTRFSLRIPEDLCIVGYDNIAQSGWSSYNLTTFAPPMETFSREAVQWLVAQEKSSHELDPRVDRPSDKCLYEASVVWRGSVRGG; encoded by the coding sequence GTGAGCCAGGGTAAAACGGGGATTAATGCGTATGACGTCGCGCAGCGTGCCGGCGTGTCCCGATCGGCGGTGTCGCGCACCTTTACACCAGGTGCCAGCGTGTCTGAAAGTACCCGCAACCGGGTGATGAAAGCGGCAGAAGAGCTGGGCTATCACGTTAATCATCTGGCGCGTAGCCTGGTCAGTAACCGCAGCGGCATCGTGTGCCTGATCGTCTCCGATGTCGCCACGCCCTACCGTGCCAGCCTGGTCAGTTGGCTGACGCATTTTTTGCAGGAAGCCGGCAAGGTAGCGATGATCATTAACACCGATCTTTCCGATAACAGCGTCTCGGCGGCCCTGCAGCAGGCGATCAACTTCCGCGCCGATGCCTCGATTATTCTTTCAGGCATGCCGGACAGCGGCATCACTCAGCTTTGCTATCAGCACGGTCAGCACCTGATTCTGATTAACCGTGACGAATCCCTGCCCGGTTCGCTAAGCATCAACCTGGATTCCCGCAAGGCGGCCGATACCGCCATCAGCGCCTTTGTGCGCGCAGGCTGTCGCCATCTGGCCTTTGCCAATTCGCTGGCCGGTACCCCCAGCCTGATGAAACGAGAAACAGATTTTCTGGCCGCGGCCGAACGCGCCGGCCTGACGGTGGACGTTGAGCGCTTCGGCACCACCTCGTATGAAAGCGGACAGATACTGGCGCATCGCCTGCTGACCCGGCAGAAGCGGCCCGATGCGGTATTTTGCGTTACCGATCTGGTGGCCTGTGGTTTTATGGACGAAGCGCGAACTCGTTTCAGCTTACGCATCCCGGAAGATTTGTGTATCGTGGGCTACGACAATATTGCGCAAAGCGGCTGGTCATCCTACAACCTCACCACCTTCGCCCCGCCGATGGAAACCTTTTCCCGCGAGGCGGTACAGTGGCTGGTTGCTCAGGAAAAAAGCAGCCATGAACTGGATCCTCGCGTCGATCGGCCCAGCGACAAATGCCTGTATGAAGCCAGCGTGGTGTGGCGTGGCTCGGTCCGTGGGGGATAA
- a CDS encoding GFA family protein — translation MSDIKSAQCHCGSVVFNVELIDGFNGVLRCNCSLCAKRGAVMAMGKRVEVIKGQDMLTEYRFNSGEAAHFFCKTCGVYTFHQRRSNPEFYGINVACIEGVTPFDFSPVPVSDGLNHPKDGGAGGIAGYISYTPK, via the coding sequence ATGTCAGACATTAAGTCAGCACAGTGCCATTGTGGTTCCGTCGTGTTTAACGTCGAGCTTATTGATGGCTTTAACGGCGTGCTTCGCTGCAACTGTTCCCTGTGCGCGAAGCGTGGCGCGGTGATGGCGATGGGTAAACGGGTTGAGGTGATCAAAGGGCAGGATATGCTGACCGAGTACCGCTTTAATTCAGGCGAAGCCGCGCATTTCTTCTGCAAAACCTGCGGTGTCTATACCTTCCACCAACGGCGTTCGAATCCGGAATTTTACGGCATTAACGTCGCCTGCATAGAAGGCGTTACGCCTTTCGACTTTTCCCCGGTCCCGGTCTCCGATGGCCTTAATCACCCCAAAGACGGCGGCGCGGGCGGCATCGCCGGCTACATCTCGTACACACCCAAGTAA
- a CDS encoding glycoside hydrolase family 10 protein gives MKKFSALALVGTALLLASCASQPPKSLVTPFPPVTKQPVPVTPSLTAQPMRGVWLTTVSRLDWPPVSSVNVSSAALRISQQQQALKYKLDKLKSLGINTVFFQVKPDATALWPSKILPWSDMLTGKIGQDPGYDPLQFMLDEAHKRGIKVHAWFNPYRVSVNTKASTVAELNRTVSLHPASVFVLHPDWIRTSGDRFVLDPGIPEARDWITSIVSEVVARYPIDGVQFDDYFYTESPGSALNDNQTYSRYGQGFASKADWRRHNTQLLIEQVSRTIKQLKPDVQFGVSPAGVWRNISHDPAGSATRGAAAYDESYADTRRWVQQGLLDYIAPQLYWPFARDAARYDVLANWWANVVKNTPTKLYIGVALYKIGEPSKMEPDWMIEGGVPELKKQLDLNDAVPQIDGTILFRENYLNQPQTQKAVDYLRSRWGR, from the coding sequence CTGAAAAAATTCAGCGCGCTGGCGCTGGTTGGCACCGCGTTGCTGCTTGCCAGCTGCGCCTCACAGCCACCCAAATCGCTGGTAACGCCCTTTCCACCGGTGACTAAGCAACCGGTCCCTGTGACACCGTCACTTACCGCGCAGCCGATGCGCGGCGTCTGGCTGACCACCGTTTCGCGGCTGGACTGGCCACCGGTCTCGTCGGTGAACGTTAGCAGTGCGGCGCTGCGTATCAGCCAGCAGCAACAGGCGCTGAAGTACAAGCTGGATAAGCTGAAAAGCCTCGGCATCAATACCGTCTTCTTCCAGGTTAAACCGGATGCCACCGCGCTGTGGCCCTCCAAAATCCTGCCGTGGTCAGATATGCTGACCGGCAAAATTGGCCAGGATCCGGGTTACGATCCGCTGCAGTTTATGCTCGATGAAGCGCACAAGCGCGGCATTAAGGTGCATGCCTGGTTTAACCCCTATCGCGTGTCGGTCAACACCAAAGCGTCGACGGTTGCCGAGTTAAACCGCACCGTGTCGCTTCATCCCGCCAGCGTGTTTGTGCTGCATCCCGACTGGATCCGTACCTCAGGCGATCGCTTTGTCCTCGATCCGGGCATTCCGGAAGCGCGGGACTGGATCACCAGCATCGTCTCCGAAGTGGTTGCCCGTTACCCGATAGACGGCGTGCAGTTTGATGATTACTTCTATACCGAATCGCCCGGCTCTGCCCTGAACGACAATCAAACCTACAGCCGCTATGGTCAGGGGTTTGCCTCAAAAGCGGACTGGCGCCGACATAACACCCAGCTGCTGATCGAGCAGGTGTCGCGCACCATCAAGCAGCTGAAACCGGATGTGCAGTTTGGTGTCAGCCCGGCCGGCGTCTGGCGGAATATTTCGCACGATCCGGCTGGTTCAGCGACTCGTGGAGCCGCCGCCTATGACGAATCCTATGCCGATACCCGCCGCTGGGTGCAACAGGGCCTGCTGGATTATATTGCGCCGCAGCTGTACTGGCCTTTCGCGCGCGATGCGGCGCGCTATGATGTGCTGGCAAACTGGTGGGCGAACGTGGTGAAAAACACCCCGACCAAACTCTATATCGGCGTGGCGCTGTATAAAATTGGCGAACCGTCGAAGATGGAGCCGGACTGGATGATTGAAGGCGGCGTGCCCGAGTTGAAAAAGCAGCTCGATCTGAACGATGCCGTGCCGCAGATTGACGGCACGATCCTCTTCAGGGAGAACTACCTTAATCAACCGCAGACGCAGAAAGCGGTCGATTATCTGCGCTCACGCTGGGGACGCTAA
- a CDS encoding GNAT family N-acetyltransferase, with protein sequence MSEAEIGYKINEPITETQFINLLKETSLGERRPIADRDRIADMLKHSNLLVTAWIGDRLVGVARSLTDFSFCCYLSDLAVSETVQKSGLGKKLISVTAAQLHPKCRVILLAAPLAVEYYPKIGFEQHPSAWNLLAEQVD encoded by the coding sequence ATGTCAGAGGCAGAGATCGGCTACAAAATTAATGAACCTATCACCGAAACGCAGTTTATCAACTTACTGAAAGAGACCTCGCTTGGCGAGAGAAGGCCAATTGCCGATCGGGATCGCATCGCCGATATGCTGAAACACAGCAACCTGCTGGTGACCGCCTGGATTGGCGACCGGCTGGTGGGCGTGGCGCGATCGCTGACCGATTTCAGCTTTTGTTGCTATCTGTCCGACCTCGCGGTGTCCGAGACGGTGCAAAAGTCCGGGCTGGGTAAAAAGCTGATATCAGTCACCGCCGCGCAGCTTCATCCAAAATGCCGCGTTATCCTGCTGGCCGCGCCGCTGGCGGTGGAATACTACCCAAAAATCGGTTTTGAACAGCATCCCAGCGCCTGGAATTTATTGGCCGAACAGGTTGATTAG
- a CDS encoding pentapeptide repeat-containing protein gives MEHPVSNQDYFQQTFDKLDLISASLESARFEECVFNNCNFTSAQLTRCKFTQCTFNHCNLSVTGISWSTFYEVAFNECKLSGIDWTRAQWPTFNLDPELQFTQCLLTNASFQGLKLNGLRLDECKLHEVDFRECDLANATITGCDLAGSLFNNTNLRAADFTDSWNFTIDVMHNTVARAKFSRLEAVNLLAGLGIELVD, from the coding sequence ATGGAACATCCGGTCAGCAATCAAGACTATTTTCAGCAAACCTTCGATAAGCTGGATCTTATTTCAGCCAGTCTGGAAAGCGCGCGATTTGAAGAGTGCGTGTTCAATAACTGCAACTTTACCTCGGCGCAACTGACCCGCTGTAAGTTCACCCAATGTACCTTCAACCACTGTAACCTCAGCGTGACGGGCATCAGCTGGTCGACGTTTTATGAGGTGGCGTTCAATGAGTGCAAGCTGAGCGGCATAGACTGGACGCGCGCGCAGTGGCCAACCTTCAATCTCGATCCTGAGCTGCAGTTTACTCAATGCCTGTTAACCAACGCGTCGTTTCAGGGATTGAAGTTAAATGGTTTGAGGCTGGACGAGTGCAAGCTGCATGAGGTGGACTTCCGCGAGTGTGATTTGGCCAACGCAACGATCACCGGCTGCGACCTGGCAGGCAGTTTATTTAACAACACCAATCTGCGGGCGGCGGATTTTACCGACTCGTGGAACTTCACCATCGACGTGATGCACAATACCGTCGCGCGGGCGAAATTTTCGCGGCTGGAAGCGGTGAATTTGCTGGCAGGATTGGGGATTGAATTAGTCGATTAA
- a CDS encoding beta-1,6-N-acetylglucosaminyltransferase — MIAYFILAHRYPHQFKRLFKSIYHADNHYLIHIDKGAEAETVDDITLFLKDYDNASILESKDAIWGGYSLVDAALRGIKKLVNMDVKWEYFINLSGQDFPLKSQAEILSFLNLHKGVEFIKVADQAKIRPETLHRIKDYVQEVGDKLEIDPLANRMFLKGVTPYIGNQWMILSRAFCAFITYSPELKKFEDFYRNTLIADEGFFQTVLMNTTFKSVIVSDDKREIDWVASDDIKLRPRDFVRKDSVVLLNSKNLFARKFDEQVDSAILGILEDSLTSLPVKERSAATAKFHLVN; from the coding sequence ATGATCGCTTATTTTATTCTTGCACACCGTTACCCTCACCAGTTTAAACGTCTGTTTAAATCTATCTATCATGCGGATAATCATTACCTGATCCATATCGATAAAGGTGCAGAGGCTGAAACGGTTGATGACATCACCCTGTTTTTAAAAGACTATGACAATGCGTCGATATTAGAAAGCAAAGATGCGATCTGGGGCGGCTATAGTCTGGTGGATGCAGCATTACGCGGCATTAAAAAACTGGTCAATATGGACGTTAAATGGGAATATTTTATCAACCTCAGCGGGCAGGACTTCCCGTTAAAAAGTCAGGCAGAGATACTGAGCTTCCTGAATCTGCATAAAGGCGTTGAATTTATTAAGGTTGCCGATCAGGCCAAAATCCGTCCGGAAACCCTGCACCGCATTAAAGACTATGTGCAGGAAGTGGGGGATAAATTAGAAATCGATCCGCTTGCCAACCGGATGTTTTTAAAAGGTGTGACGCCCTATATTGGCAATCAATGGATGATCCTCAGCCGGGCATTCTGTGCGTTCATTACCTACAGTCCTGAACTGAAAAAGTTTGAAGACTTCTACCGAAATACGCTGATCGCAGATGAAGGTTTTTTCCAGACGGTATTGATGAATACCACCTTTAAATCAGTGATCGTCTCCGACGATAAACGTGAAATTGACTGGGTCGCCAGTGACGATATTAAGCTGCGTCCGCGTGATTTTGTCCGAAAAGATTCAGTGGTTTTGCTTAACAGTAAAAATTTATTCGCCAGAAAGTTCGATGAACAGGTCGATAGCGCCATTCTGGGTATCCTCGAAGACAGCCTGACCAGCCTGCCGGTAAAAGAAAGAAGTGCCGCAACGGCTAAATTCCATCTGGTTAATTAG